The following proteins come from a genomic window of Salminus brasiliensis chromosome 15, fSalBra1.hap2, whole genome shotgun sequence:
- the taf5 gene encoding transcription initiation factor TFIID subunit 5, which produces MAAVQDGGSELESEKEPQPELLNDGSAAPAAAPTSKLEEQQTLLAVLQFLKRNKLTEAVDALRREAGLSDEPEEAPGSEAGGGGGAAPGSSDRTDASSLLSRVSAASQSAAAPAPAKGGEDQPDVSVVLSAYSQQGDPSLYQVYYSGLKKFIESVLDCHRAELSQLFYPLFVHMYLELVYNNHESEAKAFFDKFSGDQECYYLDYLRVLSSLTKKEHMKGNEMLLDFRTSRFVLRISRDSYQLLKRHLQERQNNQIWNIIQEHLYIDIFDGMPRSKSQIDSMSGSLAGEAKRDDNKTKVFYGLLKEPEIEVPLDDEDEEAENEEGKPKKKKPKKDSMGSKSKKQDPNAPQQNRIPLPELKDSDKLDKIMYLKEATKRIRLGPESLPSICFYTFLNAYQGLTAVDFTDDSSLLAGGFADSTVRVWSVTPKKLRKVKSAADLSLIDKESDDVLERIMDEKTASECKVLYGHSGPVYGVSFSPDRNYLLSSSEDGTVRLWSLQTFTCLVAYKGHNYPVWDTQFSPYGYYFVSGGHDRVARLWATDHYQPLRMFAGHLADITCTRFHPNSNYVATGSADRTIRLWDVLNGHCVRIFTGHKGPIHTLAFSPNGKYLASGSTDGRVLLWDIGHGLMISELKGHTDTVYALKFSRDGEILASGSMDNTVRLWDAIKAFDDVETDDFTAATGHVHLADNSQEVLLGTFLTKSTPVIHLHFTRRNLLLSAGAYNSQ; this is translated from the exons ATGGCGGCCGTGCAGGACGGAGGGAGCGAGCTGGAGAGCGAGAAAGAACCGCAGCCCGAGCTCCTGAACGATGGCTCCGCGGCGCCGGCTGCAGCGCCGACCTCCAAGCTGGAGGAGCAGCAGACGCTGCTGGCCGTGCTGCAGTTCCTCAAGAGGAACAAGCTGACCGAGGCCGTGGACGCGCTGCGGCGGGAGGCGGGACTGTCGGACGAGCCCGAGGAAGCTCCGGGGAGCGAGGCTGGAGGTGGCGGAGGAGCCGCGCCGGGGAGCAGTGACCGCACGGATGCGAGCTCTCTGCTCAGCCGTGTTTCTGCAGCCTCTCAGAGTGCTGCAGCCCCTGCTCCGGCTAAAG GTGGAGAGGACCAGCCGGACGTCAGCGTGGTTCTTTCGGCGTACAGTCAGCAGGGCGACCCGTCCTTGTACCAAGTCTACTACAGCGGTTTAAAGAAGTTCATCGAGTCAGTGCTGGACTGTCACAGGGCCGAGCTGTCCCAGCTCTTCTATCCACTCTTTGTGCACATGTACCTGGAGCTGGTCTACAACAACCATGAAAGCGAAGCCAAGGCTTTTTTCGATAA ATTTAGTGGGGACCAGGAATGTTACTACCTAGACTACTTGCGGGTGCTTTCGAGCCTCACCAAGAAGGAGCACATGAAGGGCAACGAGATGCTGCTGGACTTCCGCACGAGCCGCTTCGTGCTGCGCATCTCCCGCGACTCCTACCAGCTGCTGAAGAGGCATTTACAGGAGCGGCAGAACAACCAGATCTGGAACATCATCCAGGAGCATCTCTACATCGACATCTTCGATGGCATGCCTCGCAGCAAGAGCCAGATAGACAGCATGTCTGGCAGCCTGGCAGGAGAGGCCAAACGGGACGACAATAAGACTAAG GTGTTCTACGGGCTGCTGAAGGAGCCAGAGATCGAGGTCCCACTGGATGACGAGGATGAAGAGGCAGAGAATGAAGAGGGCAAACCCAAAAAGAAGAAACCCAAGAAAGACAGCATGGGCTCAAAAAGCAAGAAACAAGATCCCAATGCCCCTCAACAAAACCG GATTCCTCTTCCTGAGCTGAAGGACTCTGATAAGCTGGATAAAATCATGTACTTGAAAGAGGCAACTAAGAGGATCCGGCTAGGGCCAGAAAGTCTGCCTTCTATATGCTTCTACACGTTCCTCAACGCCTATCAG GGTCTGACAGCAGTGGACTTCACAGACGACTCCAGTCTGTTAGCAGGAGGTTTTGCTGATTCAACAGTTCGTGTGTGGAGTGTCACGCCTAAGAAACTGCGCAAAGTCAAATCCGCAGCAG ATCTCAGTCTGATAGACAAGGAGTCTGACGATGTGCTGGAAAGGATCATGGACGAGAAAACCGCCAGTGAATGCAAGGTCCTGTACGGCCACAGCGGACCAGTGTACGGCGTCAGCTTCAGTCCTGACAG AAACTACCTGTTGTCCAGCTCTGAAGATGGAACAGTCAGGCTGTGGAGTTTACAGACGTTTACCTGTCTGGTTGCATACAAGGGACACAACTACCCAGTGTGGGACACCCAGTTCTCTCCATACGGTTACTATTTTGTGTCTGGGGGACACGACAGAGTGGCACG CTTGTGGGCAACTGACCACTACCAGCCACTGCGCATGTTTGCTGGCCATCTCGCTGACATCACCTGCACCCGATTCCACCCAAACTCCAACTACGTGGCCACGGGGTCAGCTGACCGCACAATCCGCCTCTGGGACGTTCTGAACGGTCACTGCGTCCGTATCTTCACAGGTCACAAG GGCCCCATTCACACCCTGGCATTTTCACCCAATGGAAAGTACCTAGCATCTGGATCGACAGACGGCAGGGTTCTTTTATGGGACATCGGCCATGGGCTTATGATCAGTGAACTAAAGGGCCACACGGACACAGTATATGCCCTCAAGTTTAGCAGAGATGGCGAGATCCTAGCCTCAG GCTCCATGGACAACACAGTACGGTTATGGGACGCCATCAAGGCTTTTGATGACGTAGAAACGGATGACTTTACTGCAGCAACTGGCCACGTTCATTTAGCTGACAATTCACAGGAGGTATTACTGGGAACATTTCTTACTAAATCCACACCCGTCATCCACCTCCATTTCACCAGACGCAACCTGCTACTGTCTGCCGGTGCATACAACTCTCAATGA
- the pdcd11 gene encoding protein RRP5 homolog, producing the protein MASMEEDFPRGGSSKKGSDPKTAKPRIEVDNLFEVREPAKKKKKEVSKPEHRKAAKDEGKKVDDGSLKLNTSTDVNILHLKNLKVGTVMLGCVREVSDFEFVLGLPSGLKGYLPISSVSDTYNELLSQKLDSGGDLETVSSSRLLVPGQLVRCVVSSLGSSKEGFVSVKVSINPKEVNKELSSRSLKAGMTLGGCVESVEDHGFLIDLGVSGTKAFLPKDKAEEAKSSKQELMVGQYVTVLVTEVKNEGRVVRVSVDPTAVSQACAGTQQGWMLSNLVPGLLVQARVKKVTLHGLIVTFFSAYNGTVDFMHIDPDKASKYSEGDEVKARIIYVEPSTRQVGLSLRSHLLPPSSDVLDTATSDRVGAVIECCIMTAVHHHSGAIMELPDGAAAFVHKNQMKEPNEEFNPNRLLAQPQHTLRITDYSPMEQIHLATLRKRTIETTFFSYQDIKEGQLVECTVQSLEKYGMHVKISNHIKGMVPRIHLADVTLTNPEKKFKVGMKVKCRVLSVDLKNKKIILTRKKAMIESPLPVFASYTDARVGLVSHGFIVCVKDFGCIVRFYGDVKGLVPQQELTADSMINPQSLFYVGQVVKAKVLRCDAEIEKLVLSFKAVTQGDVEQVQTAKFGFEVGKKVEAVVLKKDLTGLEVSILPEEVPALLPMVHLSDHTTNWPLLWEGLQEGDTISNVMCLNKTKQGITLSKKPMLLEALSSGDVVKSFSELQVGMIMVGWVKDIMPYGVFVSFPHNLFGLAPTAAMSDKFVADVAGLFQVGQTVLAKVTNLDEQKHRFLVSLKVSEVSSSEEDAQARLFQGQSERKAAHEMKTSRDDLLQQLSSVSLGDKLKMTVGDTAEDGSVSLTSDQFSNVPVLASLYHTTGVNTTPGCQVTAVVLHVDLLTPRVHVSLLPALTTKKKMLEKGSQHTATVQYVDKDFAILSLEDTGHLTVVSTTTHLNETFRFESEKLTVGSSLTVTVIKPKCRELGGQALVAVASRLMTTRHRTTSESMGPKHSYSIGDIVMAKIRTIKPTHVLVDLKDGISGSIHVSEIREEPKLGSFPTSSLKVGTEVKARVIGGREVRGHNFLPFSHPNFTFSMPELTLLPSKLDVDVQEMKSEPELENYKPGDEITCFVSKYIPQKTCLELSVSPGIEGTAELLAMIRRPREANHPQKLFKCGQCITAKVVGISTKKPERLILSLTGVHKFEPGTVTMGTILKITPRMGLALKLPFGKTGFASITDLSDMYTENPLEEYKEGQVVRCCVIEEENGRFRVSLRLSRIHAGKGMPVKDVDINSISELQAGQTIRGYVQNVGEQGVFVRLSRAITGRVLFRHATSYYVTDCKMFVEHIPQNALLTVKILHVDTENNHVALSLLPEDTGNADVLPESLGLPQRQKQTKKEEYCKNLAKRKRKISESKQEEAGEKKKPKKEKEKKSQADDLDSGVDVYFREEETPEENKKGKREAGKRGRLQVASTFSWDTELNSLKPATAAENTYESSDDEQDSQSKPAKKSRRELEQERKDAEQSLSRLEAELMDPSARPESSGAFERLLLSSPDSSLLWLQYMAFHLQATQIEQARAVAERAIKTISFREEQEKLNVWVALLNLENMYGTEESLQKVFERAVQYCEPMPVYQQLADIYAKSDKMKEAESLYKNMVKRFRQEKAVWQSYGSFLLRQGQSDAANVLLQRALQSLSNKDHVDLITRFARLEFQYGSKDRGRAMFDKVLASYPKRTDLWSVFIDLMVKHGSQKDVRDLFDRVIHLSASVKKIKFFFKRYLDYEKQHGTPESIQAVKQKALDYVEAKGTEAT; encoded by the exons ATGGCGTCGATGGAGGAGGATTTTCCTCGTGGTGGCTCAAGCAAAAAGGGCTCTGATCCTAAAACTGCAAAGCCTCGTATAGAGGTGGACAATCTTTTTGAG GTTCGAGAGCCAgccaaaaagaagaaaaaggaagtCAGTAAACCAGAACATAGGAAGGCTGCTAAAGATGAAGGGAAGAAGGTGGATGACGGCAGTCTCAAACTGAACACTTCCACTGATGTGAACATCCTGCATTTAAAG AATCTGAAGGTTGGCACTGTAATGCTTGGCTGTGTGAGGGAGGTTTCAGACTTTGAGTTTGTTCTGGGGCTCCCCAGCGGCCTCAAAGGTTACCTGCCCATCTCCAGCGTCTCTGACACCTACAACGAGCTACTCAGTCAGAAGCTGGACTCCGGCGGTGATCTGGAG ACTGTATCTTCCTCCCGCCTCCTTGTGCCGGGCCAGCTGGTCAGATGCGTGGTGTCGTCCTTGGGCTCATCCAAAGAGGGCTTTGTCAGTGTCAAAGTCTCCATCAACCCTAAAGAGGTCAACAAGGAGCTCAGCTCCAGGTCTCTGAAAGCTGGCATG ACTCTTGGTGGTTGTGTGGAGAGTGTTGAGGACCATGGTTTCCTCATAGACCTTGGAGTCTCTGGAACCAAAGCCTTTTTGCCTAAAGACAAAGCGGAAGAAGCCAAGTCTTCCAAACAAG AGCTGATGGTGGGACAGTATGTGACGGTTCTGGTGACGGAGGTGAAGAATGAAGGTCGAGTGGTTCGTGTCTCTGTGGACCCTACAGCGGTCAGTCAAGCCTGTGCTGGGACCCAGCAAGGCTGGATGCTGAGCAACCTAGTCCCCGGACTACTAGTCCAAGCTCGCGTGAAGAAG GTAACTCTTCACGGACTGATTGTGACGTTCTTCTCTGCTTACAACGGCACAGTGGACTTTATGCACATCGACCCAGACAAAGCATCAAAGTACAGTGAAGGTGACGAG GTAAAAGCTCGCATTATCTACGTGGAACCCTCCACTCGCCAGGTGGGCCTTTCTTTGCGTAGCCACCTCCTGCCACCAAGTAGCGATGTGTTGGATACTGCAACAAGTGACCGTGTAGGAGCAGTGATAGAATGTTGTATAATGACCGCTGTACATCACCACTCTGGAGCCATTATGGAGCTGCCTGATGGAGCTGCTGCCTTTGTACAC AAAAACCAAATGAAGGAGCCCAATGAAGAGTTTAACCCCAATCGACTGCTCGCCCAGCCTCAGCACACCCTGAGAATTACAGACTACAGCCCAATGGAGCAGATCCATCTAGCAACACTGCGCAA GCGCACCATTGAAACGACCTTCTTCAGCTACCAGGATATTAAAGAGGGGCAGCTTGTTGAG TGCACAGTACAGAGTCTGGAGAAATACGGCATGCATGTGAAGATTTCCAACCACATTAAAGGAATGGTTCCTAGAATTCACCTGGCTGATGTCACCCTCACCAACCCAGAAAAGAAGTTCAAAGTGGGCATGAAGGTCAAATGCAGG GTTTTATCAGTGGATCTTAAGAATAAGAAGATCatcctgaccaggaagaaagCTATGATCGAGTCACCCCTCCCTGTCTTCGCCTCATACACAGATGCCCGCGTGGGCCTAGTCTCCCATGGCTTCATTGTCTGCGTGAAGGACTTTGGCTGCATTGTGCGCTTTTATGGCGACGTCAAGGGCCTGGTTCCTCAGCAGGAGCTGACCGCGGATTCCATGATCAATCCACAGAGCCTTTTTTATGTTGGACAG GTGGTAAAGGCCAAAGTGCTGAGGTGTGATGCTGAAATTGAGAAACTGGTCCTTTCCTTCAAAGCAGTGACCCAAGGAGATGTAGAACAGGTCCAGACTGCCAAGTTTGGCTTTGAAGTTGGAAAG AAAGTAGAAGCCGTAGTGCTGAAGAAAGACCTGACCGGCCTTGAGGTGTCCATCCTCCCAGAGGAGGTTCCAGCTCTGCTTCCCATGGTGCATCTCTCGGACCATACAACCAATTGGCCTTTGCTGTGGGAGGGACTACAGGAAGGAGACACAATCTCTAATGTCATGTGTCTCAACAAGACCAAGCAAGGCATT ACTCTCAGTAAGAAGCCCATGCTATTAGAAGCTTTGAGTTCGGGTGACGTTGTGAAGTCCTTTTCCGAGCTGCAGGTGGGGATGATTATGGTGGGCTGGGTGAAGGACATCATGCCCTATGGAGTGTTTGTCAGCTTCCCTCACAACCTCTTTGGCCTGGCCCCTACAGCT GCCATGAGCGATAAGTTCGTCGCAGACGTCGCAGGTTTGTTCCAGGTAGGTCAGACCGTGCTGGCGAAGGTGACTAACCTGGATGAGCAGAAACACAGATTTCTGGTTAGCCTGAAGGTGTCTGAGGTAAGCTCCTCAGAGGAAGATGCCCAGGCCAGGCTGTTCCAGGGTCAGAGCGAGAGGAAAGCCGCCCATGAAATGAAGACCTCTAGAG aTGACCTGCTACAGCAGCTCTCCTCCGTATCGTTGGGGGATAAACTAAAAATGACTGTTGGAGACACCGCAGAGGATGGCTCAGTCAGCCTGACCTCAGATCAGTTTAGCAATGTCCCAGTGCTGGCCTCTTTGTACCACACAACAG GTGTGAACACCACCCCTGGCTGCCAGGTcactgctgtggtgttgcatgTTGACCTTCTGACCCCTCGAGTGCATGTGTCCCTTCTGCCGGCGCTcacaacaaagaagaaaatg TTGGAGAAAGGCTCTCagcacactgccacagtccAATACGTGGACAAAGACTTTGCCATCCTTTCACTGGAGGACACCGGTCACTTGACCGTGGTTTCCACAACGACCCACTTAAACGAAACTTTCCGCTTTGAGTCAGAAAAACTGACGGTGGGCAGCAGCCTGACTGTGACCGTAATCAAGCCGAAATGCAGGGAGCTTGGCGGACAAGCTCTCGTAGCCGTAGCTAGTCGACTCATGACCACACGGCATCGCACGACATCCGAGAGCATGGGGCCCAAGCACAGTTACAGCATTGGGGACATTGTGATGGCCAAGATCAGAACAATCAAACCCACACATGTACTCGTGGATTTGAAGGACGGGATATCCGGGAGTATCCACGTCTCTGAAATTCGGGAGGAGCCAAAATTGGGCAGCTTCCCGACGTCATCTCTTAAGGTCGGCACTGAAGTCAAGGCAAGGGTTATCGGTGGTCGAGAAGTCCGGGGCCACAA CTTCCTCCCCTTCAGTCATCCCAACTTTACTTTCTCCATGCCGGAACTCACACTTCTCCCCAG TAAACTGGATGTGGATGTCCAAGAGATGAAGAGTGAACCTGAACTGGAAAACTACAAACCTGGAGATGAAATCACGTGCTTTGTGTCTAAA TACATACCACAGAAGACCTGTCTGGAGCTCTCTGTGTCTCCTGGCATCGAAGGAACAGCAGAGCTACTGGCCATGATCAGGAGACCTCGA GAAGCGAATCACCCACAGAAGCTCTTCAAATGTGGTCAGTGCATCACCGCAAAAGTTGTCGGCATAAGCACCAAAAAGCCAGAGCGCCTCATTCTATCCCTTACAG GGGTGCACAAGTTCGAGCCAGGAACTGTTACCATGGGAACGATTCTGAAAATCACTCCCCGAATGGGACTGGCACTGAAGCTGCCATTTGGGAAGACTGGCTTCGCTTCCATAACCGATCTGTCGGACATGTACACAGAAAACCCACTGGAAGAGTACAAAGAAGGCCAGGTGGTCAG ATGCTGTGTTATCGAGGAAGAAAATGGACGCTTCCGCGTGTCCCTGCGTCTGTCCAG GATCCATGCTGGGAAGGGCATGCCAGTTAAAGACGTGGACATTAACTCCATCTCTGAGCTGCAGGCGGGGCAGACCATCCGAGGCTATGTACAGAACGTGGGAGAACAGGGCGTATTTGTGAG GTTATCAAGAGCAATCACAGGAAGAGTCCTGTTCCGACACGCCACCAGCTACTATGTGACTGATTGCAAAATGTTCGTCGAGCACATCCCCCAGAATGCACTACTCACCGTCAAAATTCTCCA TGTTGACACAGAGAACAACCATGTGGCCCTCTCCCTGCTCCCAGAGGACACTGGAAATGCTGATGTGCTCCCAGAATCCCTTGGGCTCCCTCAGCGTCAgaagcaaacaaaaaaagaggaGTATTGCAAGAACCTCGCAAAGAGGAAACGCAAGATCTCTGAGAGCAAGCag GAGGAAGCTGGGGAAAAGAAAAAGccaaagaaggaaaaggagaagaaaTCACAGGCCGACGACCTCGACAGCGGAGTGGATGTGTATTTTAGAGAAGAGGAGACGccagaagaaaataaaaag GGAAAAAGGGAGGCAGGAAAGCGTGGCAGGCTGCAGGTAGCCTCTACTTTCTCCTGGGACACGGAGCTGAACTCCCTCAAACCTGCAACCGCTGCTGAAAACACGTACGAGTCCAGTGATGACGAGCAGGACAGTCAGAGCaag CCAGCGAAAAAGTCTCGCCGGGAGTTGGAGCAGGAGCGCAAGGATGCGGAGCAGAGTTTAAGTCGTTTGGAGGCGGAGCTAATGGACCCCTCAGCTCGTCCAGAGAGTTCTGGAGCGTTCGAGCGTCTGCTCCTCTCATCGCCTGACAGCTCGCTGCTCTGGCTGCAGTACATGGCCTTCCACCTGCAGGCCACACAGATCGAGCAGGCTCGCGCCGTGGCTGAAAGAGCCATCAAAACCATCTCCttcag GGAGGAGCAGGAGAAGCTGAATGTGTGGGTGGCACTGCTGAACCTGGAGAACATGTACGGCACCGAGGAGAGCCTGCAGAAAGTGTTTGAGCGAGCTGTTCAGTACTGCGAACCCATGCCTGTCTACCAGCAGCTGGCAGACATTTACGCCAAGTCCGACAAGATGAAG GAGGCAGAGAGCCTGTATAAGAACATGGTGAAACGCTTCAGACAGGAGAAGGCAGTGTGGCAAAGTTATGGCTCCTTCTTGCTGCGTCAGGGACAGAGTGATGCCGCCAATGTTCTCCTCCAGAGAGCGCTCCAGAGCCTTTCCAACAAAGACC ATGTGGACTTGATCACCAGATTTGCCCGGCTGGAGTTTCAGTATGGCAGCAAGGATCGAGGCAGAGCCATGTTTGACAAGGTTCTCGCCAGCTACCCCAAACGCACAGATCTGTGGTCTGTCTTCATAGACCTGATGGTGAAACACGGCTCCCAGAAGGACGTCAG GGACCTGTTTGACCGGGTGATTCATCTAAGTGCATCAGTAAAGAAGATCAAGTTCTTTTTCAAGCGCTACTTGGACTATGAGAAGCAGCACGGTACACCTGAGAGCATCCAGGCAGTCAAGCAGAAAGCCTTGGACTACGTGGAAGCTAAAGGGACTGAGGCCACCTAG
- the atp5md gene encoding ATP synthase membrane subunit K, mitochondrial, whose amino-acid sequence MGGHDAGTQHQFTGIAKYFNAYTITGRRNCVLATYASIAAIVLFFKLKPKKQKAVTAS is encoded by the exons ATGGGAGGACACGACGCTGGAACGCAGCACCAGTTCACTGGTATCGCCAAGTACTTCAATGCATACACCATAACAGGAAGGAGGAAT TGCGTGTTGGCCACATATGCCAGCATTGCTGCCATCGTCCTCTTTTTTAAGCTGAAGCCCAAGAAGCAGAAGGCTGTAACTGCAAGTTAA